Within the uncultured Bacteroides sp. genome, the region TAAGAGAAATAGTATTTCCCGTTATATTTATGCACCCACGAAGCCTCAAAGAACCTGCGGTTGTTATCGCCTGCCGTCAATGGCTTACCAGTTTCATCCAGAATAACTATAGGCTTAGGTTCTTCCGCAAACTCAAGCATATCCTTACTCAATTTTACTACACGTGAAGGAATGGCAGGTTCGCCATCGGCCGGGAAAGAAGCACTTTCCAAGGCTTTATTATCCCGATAGCGCTGAAGCTGTCCGCCCCAAAGACCGCCAAAGTACATATAATAATTCCCATCGCCATCATCTAGTACGGCAGGGTCAATACTGTAGCTACCTTTTATAGGATCCGACTGAGGAATAAAAGGACCTTCGGGACAATTACTCACGGCAACACCGATATGAAAAACATCATTCTTATCTTTCAACGGAAAGTACATGTAATATTTTCCATCTTTACATGCCACATCACAATCCCAAAGCTGACGTCCGGCCCATGCTATATCGTCTACCTTCAGCACTACTCCATGATCTTTAATCTCTCCGTTCATCACATCGTCTGTAGAGAACACATGATAATCTCTCATATCAAAATGATCACCATTATCATTTTCCGGAATTCCTGATTCCCAGTCATGGGAAGGATATATGTACAACCTACCGTTAAACACATGTACAGCAGGATCTGCCATATAATCATTTTCAACTAAATATCTTACTGTCTTCATCACTATTATTTTGAGCTATTTAAAATCTTATTTATAAATGGTTTAGGGTTGTAATTGCGGTCAAACAACAATGGATAATCTGTTCTTCCTCTTACCGGAAATCCGTTTTTCCATGAATCACCGTCAGTTACTCCCCATGCAGTTACGCGAGAGATAACATCAGAATGCTTGATAAACAGATTAAAGAATTTCTCCATACGATTATTCCATGCCAATGAAACAGAATCGGGCAGGCCGTTAGGATAAAGATTTTGTCCTTTTTTAGAAGTCAATGCATCTGCAATGTTAGCCCCAGTGTACACCGTAGGTAGAGCACTCATATCCCACTCCGTAATCATAACCTTCACACCAGTACTAGCAAAGCTTTTGATACTTTCTTCAAAATCTTCATAACGAGGATAATCCATACCCATGTGTCCCTGCATGCCCACTGCATCAATACGAAGTCCTTTTTCCTTCAGTTTCTTTACCATCTCTACAACCTTGTCACGTTTTCCTTTTGCATCCATGCCATAATCGTTATAATGCAATTCTGCATCCGGATCAGCTTCATGTGCATATTGAAAAGCCAGAGGAATATACTCCTCACCTAAAATCTCATAAAACTTAGTCTTGCGCCAGGAACCATCCGATTCAATTGCTTCATTAACCACGTCCCAACCTTTTATCCGGCCTTTATAACGGCCTACAATTGTATGAATATGATTTTTCATGCGTTCTTTCAGCACTTCCGGAGATACATTTTTTCCATCTTTATCTACACAAAACCAGCGAGATAATTGCGAATGCCATATCAGACAATGTCCTATAACTTTCATTCCATTTTCTTCTCCAAACTTCACCAATGCATCAGCATCAGTGAAATTATAACTATCTTCTGTAGGATGAATCACTTCAGATTTCATACAATTTTCAGCAACAATAGAATTGAAATGCTTTTTAATAATCCGCAGAGCATTTGCATCCTGACCGGCTACCTGCCTGGTACTGACCGCTGCTCCAATAAGGAAATATTTACCTGCAATATCTTTTAAAGCTGAATCTGAATAGGTTACCGGTTCAGAACCTTTGCAACTCATTGAAACAGCTGCAATAAATAATAAGAGCGTCCGAAATTTTATTTTCATGATATTAAGTTATATATTAATTTTTAGATTTGCTTCTGATTGACTGCAATTCCAGCTGCATTTTCT harbors:
- a CDS encoding glycoside hydrolase family 43 protein; the encoded protein is MKTVRYLVENDYMADPAVHVFNGRLYIYPSHDWESGIPENDNGDHFDMRDYHVFSTDDVMNGEIKDHGVVLKVDDIAWAGRQLWDCDVACKDGKYYMYFPLKDKNDVFHIGVAVSNCPEGPFIPQSDPIKGSYSIDPAVLDDGDGNYYMYFGGLWGGQLQRYRDNKALESASFPADGEPAIPSRVVKLSKDMLEFAEEPKPIVILDETGKPLTAGDNNRRFFEASWVHKYNGKYYFSYSTGDTHLLCYAIGDNPYGPFVYQGVILPPVVGWTTHHAIAEYKGKWYLFHHDCVPSGGQTWLRSLKVCELEYTEDGKIKTIAV
- a CDS encoding endo-1,4-beta-xylanase, encoding MKIKFRTLLLFIAAVSMSCKGSEPVTYSDSALKDIAGKYFLIGAAVSTRQVAGQDANALRIIKKHFNSIVAENCMKSEVIHPTEDSYNFTDADALVKFGEENGMKVIGHCLIWHSQLSRWFCVDKDGKNVSPEVLKERMKNHIHTIVGRYKGRIKGWDVVNEAIESDGSWRKTKFYEILGEEYIPLAFQYAHEADPDAELHYNDYGMDAKGKRDKVVEMVKKLKEKGLRIDAVGMQGHMGMDYPRYEDFEESIKSFASTGVKVMITEWDMSALPTVYTGANIADALTSKKGQNLYPNGLPDSVSLAWNNRMEKFFNLFIKHSDVISRVTAWGVTDGDSWKNGFPVRGRTDYPLLFDRNYNPKPFINKILNSSK